A portion of the Phyllopteryx taeniolatus isolate TA_2022b chromosome 15, UOR_Ptae_1.2, whole genome shotgun sequence genome contains these proteins:
- the LOC133490137 gene encoding transmembrane protein 250, which produces MPVIPIPRRVRSFHGPHTTCMHSACGAAHATKLVRSKYNNFELYVRSRCIYGFLRFLLYFGCSLLTALLWVALSALFFAQYVGVRALLRLQYKLSVILFLLGHRRLDFGAINDLIIYSMQITMFMVGGLGWCFMVFVDM; this is translated from the coding sequence ATGCCCGTGATCCCCATCCCTCGGCGGGTGCGCAGCTTTCATGGCCCCCACACCACCTGCATGCACTCTGCGTGTGGCGCGGCGCACGCCACCAAGCTGGTGCGCAGTAAGTACAACAACTTTGAACTTTACGTGCGCTCGCGCTGCATCTACGGTTTCCTGCGCTTCCTGCTCTACTTCGGCTGCAGCCTGCTCACCGCCCTACTGTGGGTGGCACTGTCGGCACTCTTCTTCGCACAGTACGTTGGTGTGCGCGCCCTCCTGCGCCTGCAGTACAAACTGTCCGTCATTCTCTTCCTGCTCGGCCACCGGCGCCTAGACTTTGGCGCCATCAACGACCTGATCATCTACAGCATGCAGATCACCATGTTCATGGTGGGTGGACTCGGCTGGTGCTTCATGGTCTTTGTGGACATGTAG